In Deltaproteobacteria bacterium, a single genomic region encodes these proteins:
- a CDS encoding ABC transporter substrate-binding protein translates to MRIGLPDFVSNSYFPAIAAVELGFFKDEGLDMELELIFPVPSTFEALRDHKLDFAAASSHATLTKFPDWKGAKLLAALAQHMYWFLVLRADLGVQRGDIEAVKGLRIGAAPGVDLGLKRMLRAAGLDPEADKIEIGPVPGATAAGVSFGVTAAKALSEGAIDGFWANGMGAEVAVRHGAGTVVVDIRRGEGPPDARGYTFPALITSDRVISENPDAAAAAVRALVKTQKALVEDPQRAADVGKALYPPEEAGLIATLIERDTPYYDPRIPEPVVTSMNRFAQDIGLLAAPVAYEDVVAVQFSHLWEG, encoded by the coding sequence ATGCGCATAGGACTACCCGACTTCGTCTCCAACTCCTACTTCCCCGCCATCGCCGCCGTCGAGCTCGGTTTCTTCAAAGACGAAGGTCTCGACATGGAGCTGGAGCTCATCTTTCCGGTGCCCTCCACCTTCGAGGCCCTGAGAGACCACAAGCTCGACTTCGCGGCCGCCTCCTCCCACGCCACCCTCACCAAGTTCCCGGACTGGAAGGGAGCCAAGCTGCTGGCGGCGCTGGCCCAGCACATGTACTGGTTCCTGGTGCTGCGGGCCGACCTGGGGGTCCAGCGCGGCGACATCGAAGCCGTCAAGGGTCTGCGCATCGGCGCCGCGCCGGGGGTAGACCTCGGACTCAAACGCATGCTCAGGGCCGCGGGCCTCGACCCCGAGGCGGACAAGATCGAGATCGGTCCCGTACCCGGCGCCACCGCGGCCGGAGTCTCCTTCGGCGTGACCGCGGCCAAGGCCCTCTCCGAGGGCGCCATCGACGGCTTCTGGGCCAACGGCATGGGCGCCGAGGTGGCCGTGCGCCACGGCGCCGGCACCGTCGTCGTGGACATCCGGCGTGGCGAGGGACCGCCCGACGCGCGCGGCTACACCTTCCCCGCCCTCATCACTTCGGACCGGGTCATCTCCGAGAACCCCGACGCCGCCGCCGCCGCGGTGCGGGCGCTGGTCAAGACCCAGAAGGCACTGGTGGAAGACCCGCAGCGGGCGGCGGACGTAGGCAAGGCCCTGTACCCTCCCGAGGAGGCCGGGCTCATCGCCACCCTCATCGAACGCGACACCCCCTACTACGATCCCCGTATCCCGGAGCCGGTGGTGACGAGCATGAACCGCTTCGCCCAGGACATCGGCCTGCTGGCCGCGCCGGTCGCGTACGAGGACGTGGTGGCCGTGCAGTTCAGCCATTTGTGGGAAGGTTAG
- a CDS encoding SDR family oxidoreductase, with translation MDLSRFSLEGRTTIITGGSGGIGRCCALAFAQAGSNVMIASLPADSIPPVVAEVEALGVGAAGVAVDVSQEDQVKRLVAATLERFGRIDALLNVAGGSYSRNPEMPAFQRAPLLELAPEDFMGVYDVNAKTAFVCSKAVVPHMKERGKGAIVNIGSISGRSTKHERPNMAAYGTAKAAVMNLTFHMANQWGPEVRVNAVAPGIIDTPRPGGTSLGNLEARGLENIALGRHGKPDEVASVALFLASDAASFVSGSVVDVNGGE, from the coding sequence ATGGACCTGTCACGCTTCTCACTGGAAGGACGCACCACCATCATCACCGGCGGCAGCGGCGGCATCGGGCGCTGCTGTGCGTTGGCCTTCGCCCAAGCGGGCTCCAACGTGATGATCGCCTCGCTGCCGGCGGACTCCATCCCGCCCGTGGTGGCGGAAGTCGAAGCCTTGGGGGTAGGCGCCGCCGGCGTGGCGGTGGACGTGTCCCAAGAGGATCAGGTGAAACGGTTGGTCGCCGCCACGCTGGAGCGGTTCGGCCGAATCGACGCGCTCCTCAACGTGGCCGGCGGCTCCTACAGCCGCAACCCGGAGATGCCCGCGTTTCAGCGTGCGCCGCTGCTGGAGCTTGCGCCCGAGGACTTCATGGGGGTCTACGACGTCAACGCCAAGACCGCGTTCGTGTGCTCCAAGGCAGTGGTGCCGCACATGAAGGAACGCGGCAAGGGCGCCATCGTCAACATCGGCTCCATCTCGGGCCGCTCCACCAAGCACGAGCGCCCCAACATGGCCGCCTACGGCACGGCCAAGGCCGCGGTCATGAACCTGACCTTTCACATGGCCAATCAGTGGGGACCGGAGGTGCGGGTCAACGCGGTGGCGCCGGGAATCATCGACACGCCGCGGCCCGGCGGTACGAGCCTCGGAAACCTGGAGGCGCGGGGACTGGAGAACATCGCCTTGGGACGCCACGGCAAGCCCGACGAGGTGGCGAGCGTGGCGCTGTTCCTGGCCTCGGACGCGGCCTCCTTCGTCAGCGGCTCGGTGGTGGACGTCAACGGCGGCGAATAA
- a CDS encoding carboxy terminal-processing peptidase produces the protein MQTARARTRLAAVATALCLLGFMPASLSPAQRESAPVLEPEPEHSGISAEILQRLTRAHYQSITLNDQLSGRIFDSYIRAMDPSRSYFSVADIDGFEPLRTRFDDLVKAGDLGPAFKIFNRYRQRLDERLRFLIDILDDGFEQLDFEKDESLERTNTNWAGSADELGDLWRRQLKGDVLNRLLAGTEREEIREALRQRYRNQLTRLAKTNNADVFRVYTNAFLRAIDPHSAYYPPHQSENFNIHMSLSLEGIGAVLQDDGGTVKVVRLVPGGPADKAGELRPGDRIVGVAQGNYGEMVDILGMRLDEVVTLIRGPKETTVRLEIIPQASTSGEHKVIRIVRNKVDLADQQASSQVLEVKVGERTDKIGVIRLPTFYVDFAAQRAGDPNYKSTATDVKRLIAELQDAKVNGLVLDLRNNGGGALGEAIRLVGLFIRTGPVVQIRDGRGVIGVRSDTDPGIVYDGPLAVLVNRLSASASEIFAGAVQDYGRGLVLGVQTFGKGTVQTLMPMSRGHLKLTQAKFYRISGESTQHRGVIPDIEFPGMIDKTEVGESALEHALAWDVIDRARYARTGDTAPLLEELRRRHHKRTQADPDFSHLMARIERLRQERGEATVSLSEKTRRAMKKTDEVRELQSENSRRVAKGEKPFASYAELATYNEEKASANGSPEEDPILDETAHVLGDFIDISRSAGRAQRRGT, from the coding sequence ATGCAAACCGCACGCGCGAGAACCCGTCTGGCGGCCGTCGCCACGGCGCTTTGCTTGCTGGGATTCATGCCGGCAAGCCTGTCTCCGGCACAGAGAGAGTCGGCCCCGGTCCTTGAGCCGGAACCGGAGCACTCGGGCATCAGCGCCGAAATCCTCCAGCGGCTCACACGCGCCCATTACCAGTCCATCACGCTGAACGACCAGTTGTCGGGGCGGATCTTCGATTCCTACATCAGGGCCATGGATCCGTCACGAAGCTACTTCTCGGTGGCCGATATCGACGGGTTCGAGCCCCTTCGGACGCGTTTCGACGACTTGGTCAAGGCCGGGGATCTCGGCCCGGCCTTCAAAATCTTCAATCGGTACCGGCAACGCCTGGACGAACGGCTCCGCTTCCTGATCGACATTCTCGACGATGGGTTCGAGCAGCTCGATTTCGAAAAGGACGAGAGTCTGGAACGGACCAATACGAACTGGGCGGGTTCCGCGGACGAGCTCGGGGATCTCTGGCGCCGGCAACTCAAGGGTGACGTGCTGAACCGTCTGTTGGCAGGGACCGAGCGGGAGGAGATCCGCGAGGCGCTGCGGCAACGTTATCGGAATCAATTGACGCGCCTGGCCAAGACCAACAACGCTGATGTGTTTCGTGTGTACACCAATGCTTTCCTCCGGGCCATCGACCCGCACAGCGCGTACTATCCGCCTCATCAGAGTGAAAACTTCAACATTCACATGAGCTTGTCGCTGGAGGGCATCGGCGCCGTGCTCCAGGACGACGGTGGAACGGTAAAAGTGGTCCGGCTGGTTCCGGGCGGGCCGGCCGACAAGGCCGGGGAACTGCGTCCCGGAGACCGTATCGTGGGCGTGGCCCAGGGCAACTACGGCGAAATGGTGGACATCCTCGGGATGCGCCTCGATGAGGTCGTCACCCTGATACGCGGCCCCAAGGAGACCACGGTCCGGCTGGAGATTATTCCCCAGGCGAGCACGAGCGGAGAACACAAGGTCATCCGCATCGTTCGCAACAAGGTGGATCTGGCGGACCAGCAGGCCAGCAGCCAGGTCCTGGAGGTGAAGGTCGGGGAGCGGACGGACAAGATCGGCGTCATCCGTTTGCCCACGTTCTACGTCGACTTCGCGGCGCAGCGCGCCGGGGACCCCAACTACAAGAGCACGGCCACGGACGTCAAACGCCTCATCGCGGAGTTGCAGGACGCCAAGGTCAACGGCCTGGTGCTGGACCTGCGGAACAACGGCGGGGGTGCTCTCGGCGAGGCCATCCGGCTCGTCGGACTGTTCATCCGGACCGGTCCGGTGGTGCAGATCCGCGATGGGCGGGGCGTGATCGGCGTTCGTTCGGATACGGACCCGGGCATCGTCTACGACGGTCCGCTGGCGGTGCTGGTGAACCGGCTCAGCGCCTCGGCCTCGGAGATCTTTGCCGGCGCCGTCCAGGACTACGGCAGGGGTTTGGTGCTGGGCGTCCAGACTTTCGGCAAGGGCACCGTGCAAACGCTCATGCCCATGAGCCGAGGGCACCTGAAGCTTACCCAGGCCAAGTTCTACAGGATCTCGGGAGAGAGCACCCAGCACCGCGGCGTGATTCCCGACATTGAGTTTCCCGGCATGATCGACAAGACGGAGGTGGGCGAGAGCGCGCTGGAGCACGCGTTGGCGTGGGATGTCATCGACCGCGCCCGGTACGCCCGGACCGGTGACACCGCGCCGCTTCTCGAAGAACTGCGGCGAAGACACCACAAGCGCACGCAGGCGGACCCGGACTTCAGCCATCTGATGGCGCGTATCGAACGCCTGCGCCAGGAGCGGGGAGAGGCCACTGTCTCGCTGAGCGAGAAGACGCGCAGGGCCATGAAGAAGACCGACGAAGTCCGCGAGCTCCAGAGCGAGAACAGCCGGCGCGTGGCCAAGGGCGAGAAACCCTTCGCCAGCTACGCCGAGTTGGCAACCTACAACGAGGAGAAGGCAAGCGCCAACGGCTCTCCGGAAGAAGACCCGATCCTGGACGAGACGGCACACGTCCTGGGAGACTTCATCGACATCTCCCGGTCGGCCGGGCGGGCGCAACGCCGAGGCACGTAG
- the ispG gene encoding (E)-4-hydroxy-3-methylbut-2-enyl-diphosphate synthase, producing MKLPRNPTRAVRIGTAVIGGNHPIAVQSMCATHTQDVDATVAQVKDLAEAGADVIRIAVDSKKDAAALAAIRGATDANLSVDLQENYRLASAVAPHVDKIRYNPGHLYHHERRKSWRDKVKFLAEVATAHDCAMRVGVNCGSVDPAQQEKFPEDDSISPMLASAWEHCELLDRIGYTRYCVSLKDSDPAKVIEVNQRFAEERPDVPLHLGVTEAGLPPDGIIKTRIAFEQLISRGIGDTIRVSLTVPNARKGEEIAAGRGILADIAEGRVRSVVDYGLDSLNIISCPSCSRVENENFVELAQQVKEMTAYAAEHAITIAVMGCRVNGPGETDDADLGLWCGPRFVNLKRGSEPLGAFPYDEILPRLKDELDEMIAQREDVPD from the coding sequence ATGAAACTGCCGCGCAATCCCACCCGCGCCGTTCGCATCGGCACCGCCGTCATCGGCGGCAATCACCCTATTGCCGTCCAGAGCATGTGCGCCACTCATACCCAGGACGTCGACGCGACGGTGGCCCAGGTCAAGGACTTGGCCGAGGCCGGCGCCGATGTGATCCGCATCGCCGTGGACAGCAAGAAGGATGCGGCGGCGCTGGCGGCCATACGGGGCGCGACCGACGCCAACCTGTCTGTGGACCTTCAGGAAAATTACCGTCTGGCCAGCGCGGTGGCGCCCCACGTCGACAAGATCCGCTACAACCCGGGCCATCTCTACCACCACGAGCGCAGGAAATCCTGGCGGGACAAGGTCAAGTTCCTGGCCGAGGTGGCAACCGCTCACGACTGCGCCATGCGCGTGGGCGTCAACTGCGGTTCGGTGGATCCCGCGCAGCAAGAAAAGTTCCCCGAGGACGACTCCATCTCGCCGATGCTGGCGAGCGCCTGGGAGCACTGTGAGCTGCTCGACCGCATCGGCTACACGCGCTACTGCGTCTCGCTCAAGGACTCCGATCCGGCCAAGGTCATCGAGGTCAACCAACGATTTGCCGAAGAGCGCCCGGACGTGCCGCTGCATCTCGGCGTGACCGAGGCGGGATTGCCGCCGGACGGCATCATCAAGACCCGCATCGCCTTCGAGCAGCTCATCAGCCGCGGCATCGGCGATACCATCCGGGTGTCCCTGACCGTGCCCAACGCGCGCAAGGGCGAAGAGATCGCGGCCGGACGCGGGATACTGGCCGACATCGCCGAGGGCCGGGTGCGGAGCGTCGTGGACTACGGCCTCGACTCCCTCAACATCATCAGTTGCCCGAGCTGCTCGCGGGTGGAGAACGAGAACTTCGTGGAGCTGGCGCAGCAGGTGAAGGAGATGACCGCCTACGCCGCCGAGCATGCCATCACCATCGCGGTCATGGGTTGCCGCGTCAACGGTCCGGGAGAAACCGACGACGCCGACCTGGGCCTCTGGTGCGGCCCCCGGTTCGTCAACCTGAAGCGTGGGAGCGAGCCGCTGGGGGCATTCCCCTACGATGAGATCCTGCCGCGCCTCAAGGACGAGCTGGACGAAATGATCGCGCAGCGGGAAGACGTGCCGGACTGA
- a CDS encoding tRNA-dihydrouridine synthase — protein sequence MNFWHDIEKPIIGLSPMDGVTDASFRLVAARHGRPDLCMTEFTSVEAICCGADGFVRDFVYGECERPVLAQIYGRTPEAFYQVAHVVCELGFDGLDINMGCPAKNVANKGCGAGLILNPRLAVTLIRAARRGIEDWAAGQRLEDIGLAPDVLERVRSMCHGQPWEEERRAIPLSVKTRVGYDRVQVDEWIPVLLDERPAALSVHGRTLKQMYKGFADWDAIARVVELARGTGILVLGNGDLKSMADVVERVRRTGVDGVLLGRGAMGNPWVFRDKRWAKDALARGAEFDAAPPDVSQEERTRVLLEHSRHFEGLWGERRFPAMRKHLAWYCKGFRGAAQWRARMVQARNAAEVARIVGAG from the coding sequence ATGAATTTCTGGCACGACATCGAAAAGCCGATCATCGGCCTCTCGCCCATGGACGGGGTCACGGACGCATCCTTCCGCCTGGTGGCGGCGCGACACGGCCGGCCCGACCTGTGCATGACCGAGTTCACCAGCGTGGAGGCCATCTGCTGCGGCGCCGACGGCTTCGTGCGCGACTTCGTGTACGGCGAGTGCGAACGGCCCGTGCTGGCGCAGATCTACGGACGCACGCCGGAAGCGTTCTACCAAGTGGCCCACGTCGTCTGCGAGCTGGGCTTCGACGGGCTCGACATCAACATGGGCTGTCCGGCCAAGAACGTTGCCAACAAGGGGTGCGGCGCGGGCCTCATCCTCAATCCGAGGCTGGCGGTGACGCTCATCCGCGCGGCGCGCCGCGGCATCGAGGACTGGGCCGCGGGCCAGCGCCTTGAGGACATCGGACTGGCGCCCGACGTGTTGGAGCGGGTCCGGAGCATGTGCCACGGGCAACCCTGGGAAGAAGAGCGCCGTGCGATCCCCCTCTCGGTCAAGACCCGCGTGGGCTACGACCGGGTGCAGGTGGACGAGTGGATCCCGGTGCTGCTGGACGAACGCCCCGCCGCCCTCTCCGTGCACGGCCGGACCCTGAAGCAGATGTACAAGGGGTTTGCGGACTGGGACGCCATCGCCCGGGTAGTGGAGCTGGCACGGGGCACGGGGATCCTGGTCCTGGGGAACGGAGACCTCAAGTCCATGGCCGACGTGGTGGAACGCGTGCGCCGGACCGGCGTCGACGGCGTCCTCCTGGGGCGCGGCGCCATGGGTAACCCCTGGGTGTTCCGCGACAAGCGGTGGGCCAAGGACGCACTGGCCCGCGGCGCGGAGTTCGACGCGGCCCCGCCGGACGTCTCTCAGGAAGAGCGCACCCGGGTGCTGCTCGAGCACAGCCGGCACTTCGAGGGCCTGTGGGGCGAGCGGCGTTTCCCCGCCATGCGCAAGCACTTGGCCTGGTACTGCAAGGGTTTCCGCGGCGCGGCGCAATGGCGCGCGCGCATGGTCCAGGCGCGCAATGCCGCCGAAGTCGCGCGCATCGTCGGCGCCGGCTAG
- a CDS encoding Maf family protein, with the protein MRIILASTSPRRRDILALLGLPFEVHAPNFVETTRAHLAPEAEALELATGKARAVARAEHAALVIGGDTLIALDNEKIGKPESMEHAAAMLRRFSGRDHRILTALALIDGATGRETTHLECVDVRMHPFTDADIAAYLARGESMDKAGAYSIQGDGHRLIEHIHGDYLAAVGMPLRPIAQYLQNTGTDVPVDVERLYSERALWTWSRFAAL; encoded by the coding sequence ATGCGAATCATCCTGGCGTCGACCTCGCCGCGCCGGCGCGACATCCTCGCCCTTCTCGGCCTCCCCTTCGAAGTGCACGCCCCGAATTTCGTCGAGACCACCCGCGCGCATCTCGCCCCCGAGGCCGAGGCGCTGGAGTTGGCCACGGGCAAGGCGCGCGCGGTGGCTCGTGCGGAACACGCGGCCCTGGTGATCGGAGGCGACACCCTGATCGCGCTGGACAACGAAAAGATCGGCAAGCCCGAGAGTATGGAACACGCAGCGGCCATGCTGCGGCGATTCTCCGGGCGGGATCACCGGATACTTACGGCGCTGGCACTCATTGACGGAGCCACCGGACGGGAAACCACCCACCTCGAATGCGTGGACGTGCGCATGCACCCTTTCACCGACGCCGACATCGCCGCCTACCTGGCCCGGGGCGAATCCATGGACAAAGCCGGCGCCTATTCCATCCAGGGCGACGGGCACCGGCTCATCGAGCACATCCACGGCGACTACCTCGCCGCCGTGGGGATGCCGCTACGGCCCATCGCGCAGTATCTCCAGAACACCGGAACCGATGTCCCGGTGGATGTCGAGAGGCTGTACAGCGAACGGGCACTGTGGACCTGGAGCCGGTTCGCCGCACTGTAG
- a CDS encoding EamA family transporter: MWFVLALLSALFQVLRNISMKHLGHELDDIINVWGRFTFLLPFVALGSVWHGLPEVKDGFWLYVIGFAVTQSIATLSLSKALKLSGIAIVTSLWKLSLLFLVLFAYVTLDETPSAAGLAGVLLSTAGVYLLNVQKSHISVWAPLRELLVDRGLRYTLAAAFFYAPSVVLVKLLILHSDVYFANLIGYLAASLTVLPLALYHSAGHFRAIPRHGVSFMAMGLCASLTSICHSLAYELTLTSYVEAVKQTEILFALAAGWLVFNERARVREILPGSLTIMAGMVLLRLS; encoded by the coding sequence ATGTGGTTCGTGCTGGCGCTTCTCTCCGCCCTGTTCCAGGTGCTGCGCAACATTTCCATGAAGCACCTGGGCCATGAGCTCGACGATATCATCAACGTCTGGGGCCGGTTCACGTTCCTGCTGCCGTTCGTGGCCCTGGGCTCGGTCTGGCACGGATTGCCGGAGGTGAAGGACGGGTTCTGGCTCTACGTCATCGGCTTCGCCGTGACCCAGTCCATCGCCACACTGAGCCTCTCCAAGGCGCTCAAGCTGTCGGGCATCGCCATCGTCACGTCCCTGTGGAAGTTGAGCCTGCTGTTCCTGGTGCTGTTCGCCTACGTGACCCTGGACGAGACGCCGTCGGCGGCCGGGCTGGCGGGGGTATTGCTCAGCACCGCCGGCGTCTATCTCCTCAACGTGCAGAAGAGTCATATCTCCGTATGGGCACCGCTGCGCGAGCTGTTGGTGGACCGGGGACTGCGCTACACGCTGGCGGCGGCCTTCTTCTACGCGCCCTCGGTGGTGCTGGTGAAGCTCCTGATCCTCCACTCCGACGTCTACTTCGCCAACCTGATCGGTTACCTTGCGGCCTCTCTGACGGTGCTGCCGCTGGCGCTGTACCACTCCGCCGGCCATTTCCGCGCCATCCCCCGCCACGGGGTATCGTTCATGGCCATGGGGTTGTGTGCCTCGCTGACGAGCATTTGCCACAGCCTTGCCTACGAGCTGACCCTCACCTCCTACGTCGAGGCGGTCAAGCAAACCGAGATCCTGTTCGCCCTGGCCGCCGGCTGGCTCGTGTTCAACGAGCGCGCGCGGGTGCGCGAGATCCTGCCCGGCAGCCTGACCATCATGGCCGGCATGGTGCTGCTGCGGTTGAGCTAG
- a CDS encoding isochorismatase family protein, which yields MVDKFEDHCWQDLVTEEIMDIYRPYRRDIYVGERPALLAIDLYNLAYRGGPQPVHEVVKEHKSSCGVYAYDAIEPTKELFALARAQGLPIFYTTTETRKEVQPAAVHATNRQITGIDADDFEIYKEFAPEPDDIIIYKERASGFYGTPLIAHLTRLGISSLIVCGESTSGCVRASVVDAYSNGYHVSIVEECVFDRSIISHKVNLFDLHHKYADLMKLAEVKQHFEEQPLRKAV from the coding sequence ATGGTTGATAAATTCGAGGATCATTGCTGGCAGGATCTCGTCACCGAAGAGATCATGGACATCTACAGGCCCTACCGCAGGGACATCTACGTGGGCGAGCGGCCCGCGCTCCTGGCCATCGATCTCTACAACCTCGCCTACCGGGGCGGCCCCCAGCCCGTGCACGAGGTGGTCAAGGAGCACAAGAGCTCCTGCGGCGTGTACGCCTACGATGCCATCGAGCCCACCAAGGAGCTCTTCGCCCTCGCCCGCGCCCAAGGGCTGCCGATCTTCTACACTACCACCGAGACGCGGAAAGAGGTGCAGCCGGCCGCGGTGCACGCCACCAACCGTCAGATTACCGGGATCGACGCGGACGACTTCGAGATCTACAAGGAATTCGCCCCCGAGCCCGACGACATCATCATCTACAAGGAGCGGGCCAGCGGCTTCTACGGCACGCCGCTCATCGCCCACCTCACCCGGCTCGGCATCAGCTCGCTGATCGTGTGCGGCGAGAGCACCAGCGGCTGCGTCCGCGCCAGCGTGGTGGACGCCTACTCCAACGGCTACCACGTCTCCATCGTCGAGGAGTGCGTCTTCGACCGCAGCATCATCTCCCACAAGGTGAACCTGTTCGACCTGCACCACAAGTACGCCGACCTCATGAAGCTGGCGGAGGTGAAGCAGCACTTCGAGGAACAGCCGCTCAGGAAGGCCGTGTAA
- a CDS encoding iron ABC transporter permease, with protein MRASERDLFGWLTLGAVAWLVVVPLFLVVFFSLQREPLMEVGGLTLFHYFEIYVDPGTYELILNTLLFGAGSILTGFAFAVPLAWLVERTNSPGRHLMYALILVPMALPPMIAALGWERLLDPRIGVINMVLRALLGMEGEGPLNVFTLYGMSFVMGLSMVPTVFLMLVPVLRNMDPAFEEASMISGASRFTTLCRVTFPLTYPAFFAALIWFFIISIEAFEIPGVIGMQAGILVFSTKIFWAIHPPMGELPEYGTASALAMSVLVLSGVLVYLYLKVLGAGEKYTTVTGRGYRPAVIDLGRARYVGSGFFFLYMCLAVVLPLLVLAWGSLLTFYQPPSWELVPQLTVKHYVNAVTGYGALTAFKNTAVLVVAASTATTVLAVVAGWIIVRFGGRTGKILNLLTFAPIAIPSVIIGFALILMYLSIPVGVYGTVWVIVIAHVTRYISYGSRAVISAQVQVHKELEEASYTCGASLGATLRKVVVPIVLPALVSLWLWVALHSLRELSSAVLLATPGNRVVSTMIWFAWQEGQVGEAYALSIMLIAVSLVIAFAARRLLTWGDPVGMH; from the coding sequence ATGCGCGCAAGCGAACGGGATCTGTTCGGCTGGCTTACCTTGGGAGCGGTGGCGTGGCTCGTGGTCGTACCGCTGTTCCTGGTGGTCTTTTTCTCGTTGCAGCGCGAGCCGTTGATGGAGGTCGGCGGTCTTACCCTGTTCCACTATTTCGAGATCTACGTCGACCCCGGCACCTATGAGCTGATCCTCAACACCCTGCTGTTCGGCGCCGGTTCCATCCTCACCGGGTTTGCCTTCGCGGTGCCCCTGGCATGGCTGGTGGAGCGCACCAACTCCCCGGGGCGGCATCTCATGTACGCCCTGATTCTGGTGCCCATGGCGCTTCCGCCCATGATCGCGGCGCTCGGCTGGGAACGGCTGCTCGACCCGCGCATCGGCGTCATCAACATGGTCCTCAGGGCGCTGCTCGGCATGGAAGGGGAAGGCCCCCTCAACGTCTTCACCCTCTATGGGATGTCGTTCGTGATGGGTCTTTCCATGGTCCCCACCGTGTTTCTCATGCTGGTGCCGGTGCTGCGCAACATGGACCCGGCTTTCGAGGAAGCCAGCATGATCTCGGGGGCCAGCCGCTTCACGACCCTGTGCCGGGTGACCTTTCCGCTGACCTATCCGGCTTTCTTCGCCGCCCTCATCTGGTTCTTCATCATCTCCATCGAGGCCTTCGAGATACCGGGCGTCATCGGCATGCAGGCCGGCATCCTCGTGTTCAGCACCAAGATCTTCTGGGCCATCCATCCTCCCATGGGCGAGTTGCCGGAGTACGGCACCGCCAGCGCCCTGGCCATGAGCGTGCTGGTGCTGAGCGGCGTGCTCGTCTATCTCTACCTGAAGGTGCTCGGGGCGGGCGAGAAGTACACCACCGTCACCGGCCGCGGCTACCGTCCCGCGGTGATCGACCTGGGCCGCGCCAGGTATGTCGGGTCCGGTTTCTTTTTTCTCTACATGTGCCTGGCCGTCGTGTTGCCGCTGCTGGTGTTGGCGTGGGGCAGCCTGCTGACGTTCTACCAGCCGCCTTCCTGGGAGTTGGTGCCGCAGCTCACCGTCAAGCACTACGTCAACGCGGTAACGGGTTACGGCGCCCTGACGGCGTTCAAGAACACGGCCGTGCTGGTGGTGGCGGCGTCCACCGCCACCACGGTGCTGGCGGTGGTGGCGGGCTGGATCATCGTGCGGTTCGGCGGCAGGACCGGGAAAATCCTGAACCTGCTGACTTTCGCGCCTATCGCCATCCCGTCGGTGATCATCGGCTTCGCGCTGATCCTGATGTACCTCTCGATACCCGTGGGCGTCTACGGCACCGTCTGGGTCATCGTCATCGCCCACGTCACCCGCTACATCTCCTACGGCTCCCGGGCGGTGATCTCCGCCCAGGTCCAGGTCCATAAGGAGCTGGAGGAGGCCTCCTACACCTGCGGCGCCTCGCTGGGCGCGACTCTGCGCAAGGTCGTGGTGCCCATCGTGCTTCCCGCGCTGGTGAGCCTGTGGCTGTGGGTGGCGCTTCACAGCCTGCGGGAGCTCTCGTCGGCGGTCCTCCTGGCCACCCCCGGAAACCGGGTGGTGAGCACCATGATCTGGTTCGCCTGGCAGGAGGGGCAGGTGGGAGAGGCCTACGCGCTTTCCATCATGCTGATCGCGGTCTCCCTGGTGATAGCGTTCGCGGCCCGGCGCCTCCTCACCTGGGGAGACCCGGTGGGTATGCACTAG